From Borrelia sp. RT5S, the proteins below share one genomic window:
- a CDS encoding trypsin-like peptidase domain-containing protein: MKKNFFSIFCVSFLALSIGFFIGIHYLKPDKNTIVFAQEKGDALQSFQDSFRKASRKILPSTVEVYATGVIKERDPFHFFFFDMPGFNIERKAKWAGSGIIIGKDSKKSNLFYVLTNSHVVDKAIEFEIGTYGNKTYKSKLVGKDDKKDLALISFEADDAEIKIAELGDSDGLEVGDWVIAVGSPHQFSFTVTAGIVSGLHRSANPNLKARNLFIQTDAAINRGNSGGPLVNIRGEVVGINTWISSPSGGNVGLGFAVPINNAKNIVDAFMSGKNIESAWLGVSFYNYRDKDMAVLKSLGYEDDSISSAIIVNIYVGSPAIKSGLKPGDIVLKVNGVAMSISQDVIHYLSDFYAGEKVEIEVLRKGEKKKIEVVLAVRPEDKEILTNGKLVPGFVVYPLTSEAKAQLGLRNWINGVVVDNVDKSIEKNAKISTGDVITAVNSKNIKSLRDFYDAIEFGKNTYSVLRGGQTVKVSF; this comes from the coding sequence GTGAAGAAAAATTTTTTTTCTATATTTTGTGTTAGTTTTTTAGCCTTAAGTATTGGATTTTTTATTGGAATACATTATTTAAAACCCGATAAGAATACTATTGTTTTTGCGCAAGAGAAAGGAGATGCTTTACAGTCTTTTCAAGATTCTTTTAGAAAAGCGTCTAGGAAAATTTTGCCGTCTACTGTGGAAGTTTATGCTACTGGAGTGATTAAGGAAAGAGATCCTTTTCATTTTTTCTTTTTTGATATGCCAGGGTTTAATATTGAGAGGAAAGCTAAATGGGCTGGATCTGGGATAATAATTGGGAAGGATTCTAAGAAATCAAATTTGTTTTATGTTCTTACAAATAGTCATGTTGTAGATAAAGCTATTGAATTCGAGATTGGGACTTATGGTAATAAAACTTATAAATCAAAATTAGTAGGTAAAGATGATAAGAAGGATCTTGCACTTATTAGTTTTGAGGCTGATGATGCGGAAATTAAAATAGCTGAACTTGGAGATAGCGATGGTCTTGAGGTGGGGGATTGGGTCATAGCTGTTGGAAGTCCCCATCAATTTAGTTTTACGGTAACTGCAGGCATTGTTAGTGGACTTCATCGATCAGCAAATCCCAATTTAAAGGCTAGGAATCTGTTTATTCAGACAGATGCAGCCATTAATCGTGGAAATTCTGGAGGCCCTCTTGTAAATATTAGAGGCGAAGTTGTTGGAATTAATACATGGATATCTTCTCCTTCTGGGGGTAATGTTGGGCTTGGGTTTGCTGTTCCTATTAATAACGCTAAAAATATTGTAGATGCTTTTATGAGTGGGAAGAATATCGAATCAGCTTGGCTTGGAGTTTCTTTTTATAATTATAGAGACAAGGACATGGCGGTTCTTAAAAGCTTAGGCTATGAGGATGATTCTATTTCGTCTGCTATTATTGTAAACATTTATGTGGGCTCGCCTGCTATAAAATCTGGACTTAAACCTGGCGATATAGTGCTTAAAGTAAATGGAGTAGCAATGAGTATTTCTCAGGATGTTATTCATTATCTTAGTGATTTTTATGCAGGCGAAAAGGTTGAGATTGAGGTTTTAAGGAAGGGCGAGAAGAAGAAAATAGAGGTTGTGTTGGCCGTGAGACCCGAGGATAAGGAAATTTTAACAAACGGTAAATTGGTCCCGGGGTTTGTTGTTTATCCTTTAACTAGTGAGGCTAAGGCACAACTTGGGTTAAGGAATTGGATCAACGGAGTTGTTGTTGACAATGTTGATAAGAGCATAGAGAAAAATGCTAAGATTTCAACAGGAGATGTGATTACGGCTGTTAATTCAAAAAATATTAAGAGCTTAAGGGATTTTTATGATGCTATTGAGTTTGGGAAAAATACATACAGTGTATTAAGGGGTGGCCAAACTGTAAAAGTATCTTTTTAA
- the map gene encoding type I methionyl aminopeptidase yields MGVRLKCRGDIEKVKASASLLAQTLLEVERSVAPGVSTKDLDFIAGDFIASRGAKPAFKGYNGFKGVICASVNEEVIHGVPGLRKLRDGDVVSIDCGVILDGFYSDMARTFKVGQVKPEISKLLDVTEEALYRGISEMRVGNRILDISRAIENYIKPFGFGIVRDYTGHGVGFALHEEPSVPNYYAPFFKNVRIREGMVLAIEPMVNLGDHKISVKEDGWTVFASDLSCSAHFEHTVAVVDGSPLILSEV; encoded by the coding sequence TTGGGGGTAAGGTTAAAGTGTAGGGGGGATATTGAAAAGGTAAAGGCATCGGCAAGTCTTTTGGCGCAAACTCTTTTGGAGGTTGAGCGGAGTGTTGCGCCTGGAGTGAGCACTAAGGATCTTGATTTTATTGCTGGTGATTTTATTGCTAGCAGAGGGGCTAAACCTGCTTTTAAAGGGTATAATGGGTTTAAGGGAGTCATTTGTGCTTCTGTAAATGAAGAGGTCATTCATGGGGTACCAGGATTGAGAAAGCTTAGGGATGGTGATGTTGTTAGTATTGATTGTGGGGTTATTTTAGATGGGTTTTATAGCGACATGGCTAGGACATTCAAGGTGGGTCAGGTAAAGCCCGAGATTAGTAAGTTATTAGATGTGACAGAAGAGGCTCTTTATAGAGGTATTTCTGAGATGAGGGTTGGCAATCGCATTTTAGATATTTCAAGAGCTATAGAGAATTATATTAAACCGTTTGGGTTTGGGATAGTTAGAGATTATACGGGACATGGAGTCGGATTTGCTTTACACGAGGAGCCTAGTGTGCCTAATTATTATGCTCCTTTTTTTAAGAATGTTCGAATACGGGAGGGAATGGTATTAGCAATTGAGCCGATGGTGAATTTAGGTGATCATAAAATTTCTGTTAAGGAAGATGGTTGGACGGTTTTTGCGTCTGATTTAAGTTGTTCTGCTCATTTTGAGCACACTGTTGCTGTTGTAGATGGATCTCCTTTGATTTTAAGTGAAGTTTAA
- a CDS encoding lipopolysaccharide assembly protein LapB, with protein sequence MKASKKLMFVFVFLVILSGGVLYLNSNLYVLYMLKGKRDFNELIAEVDKHLLKNDLYSAEWTVRLAASYADTEFKWISLIKQVKIYSLKAKDYSLMRDVVDLGVKSLPGNLKLRALEVYSKLKLGSVTEACVIAKRYLMEHEEYRSLYEEAFIRDLSLNYDLGNVKDFLVKIAKEKDAFTFENLGLSLRNNAFLINAMLLYVENKDLSSAKRILLKIGEDKDFARELAYISYGLGNLDFAIANLKLINDNNEPNLMFLLADAYLKRGDILRAKAEYLKLYTRFPDYSMMIYLGLAFIARKENDLKRAITYLNKANSKFKDSKMMNYYLANTYFEANDYFSANEIARKNKDDPLFFKLYFVLNYSNLDYEAKKSFLWRLFYRSNYSSDIAQLLAWNLLLHFDLRDLDLFFKIYKPVDKEHDWYYFYRFYYDFLKKDLDFSKEVVFEKQVQKYLYGVYYNFGILKLHQKNYKESEDYFKKAISFLPFTLNDKSKMSLEERESAAKVYLKRGINYLYLGEFDKGREAILTSHSFYETNESKIYMNMIEVFKERN encoded by the coding sequence TTGAAAGCAAGTAAAAAATTGATGTTTGTTTTTGTGTTTTTAGTCATTCTTTCAGGGGGTGTTCTTTACCTTAACTCAAACTTGTATGTTTTGTATATGTTAAAGGGAAAGAGAGATTTTAATGAACTTATTGCGGAAGTTGATAAACATCTTTTGAAGAATGATTTATATAGTGCGGAATGGACTGTAAGATTAGCTGCATCTTATGCAGATACTGAGTTTAAATGGATTTCTTTAATCAAGCAAGTAAAGATTTATTCTCTTAAAGCTAAGGATTATTCGCTAATGAGAGATGTTGTTGATTTAGGGGTCAAAAGCTTGCCTGGGAATTTAAAGCTTAGGGCCCTTGAAGTGTATTCTAAGCTAAAATTAGGTTCTGTTACAGAGGCTTGTGTCATTGCAAAGCGATATCTTATGGAGCATGAAGAATATAGGAGTTTGTATGAGGAAGCTTTTATTAGGGACTTATCTTTAAATTATGATTTGGGAAATGTTAAAGATTTTCTGGTCAAAATAGCGAAAGAAAAGGATGCTTTTACTTTCGAAAACTTAGGTTTAAGTCTTAGGAATAATGCTTTTTTGATTAATGCGATGCTTTTGTACGTAGAGAACAAAGATTTATCTTCTGCTAAGAGGATACTTTTAAAAATAGGGGAAGATAAAGATTTTGCTAGGGAACTTGCCTATATTTCTTATGGTCTTGGTAATTTGGATTTTGCTATTGCTAACCTTAAACTTATTAATGATAACAACGAACCGAATTTGATGTTTTTACTAGCGGACGCATATCTTAAGAGGGGTGATATTCTTAGAGCTAAGGCTGAATATTTAAAGCTTTATACTAGATTTCCTGATTACAGTATGATGATTTATCTTGGCTTGGCATTTATTGCTAGGAAGGAGAACGATCTTAAAAGAGCGATTACTTATTTGAACAAAGCAAATAGTAAGTTTAAAGATAGTAAGATGATGAATTATTATTTAGCTAATACATATTTTGAAGCTAATGATTATTTTAGTGCGAATGAAATTGCAAGAAAAAATAAAGACGACCCTTTATTTTTTAAGCTTTACTTTGTATTAAATTATTCAAACCTTGATTATGAGGCTAAAAAATCTTTTTTGTGGCGCCTTTTTTATAGGTCAAATTATAGTTCCGATATTGCTCAGCTTTTGGCTTGGAATTTGCTTCTTCATTTTGATTTAAGGGACTTGGATTTGTTTTTCAAAATTTATAAGCCCGTTGATAAGGAGCATGATTGGTATTATTTCTATAGGTTTTACTATGATTTTCTTAAAAAAGACTTGGATTTTTCAAAGGAGGTAGTTTTTGAGAAACAAGTGCAAAAGTACTTATATGGCGTGTATTACAATTTTGGAATTTTGAAACTTCATCAAAAGAATTATAAAGAATCTGAGGATTATTTTAAGAAGGCAATTTCTTTTCTGCCCTTTACTCTTAATGATAAAAGTAAGATGAGTTTAGAAGAGCGAGAGAGTGCGGCGAAGGTTTATTTAAAGAGGGGAATTAACTATCTTTATTTGGGTGAGTTTGACAAGGGGCGAGAAGCCATTTTAACTTCTCATAGTTTTTATGAAACTAATGAGAGCAAGATTTATATGAATATGATTGAAGTTTTTAAGGAAAGGAATTGA
- the nusB gene encoding transcription antitermination factor NusB has product MDLRYKARELAFKKIYSIDINRNSGGDIYDIFSLEDVLDIEELKLFYSVLVNGTYENLESIDKLISDISLNWRLERMDKVDLAILRLSVFSLKFQDLEVPKRAVIDEAVLIARKYGSRNSYKFVNGILDGLLKDMESSFESK; this is encoded by the coding sequence ATGGACTTGAGGTATAAGGCTAGAGAGTTAGCTTTCAAAAAGATTTACAGTATTGATATTAATCGCAATTCAGGGGGTGATATCTATGATATTTTTAGCCTTGAGGATGTGTTGGATATCGAAGAGTTGAAATTATTTTATTCTGTCTTAGTTAATGGTACTTATGAAAATTTGGAGTCTATTGACAAATTGATCAGTGATATTTCCCTTAATTGGCGGTTGGAACGTATGGATAAGGTGGATCTTGCTATATTAAGGCTGAGTGTGTTTTCGCTTAAATTTCAAGATTTGGAAGTACCTAAGAGGGCCGTAATAGATGAGGCCGTTTTAATTGCCAGAAAGTATGGAAGTAGGAATTCTTATAAATTTGTTAATGGCATCCTTGATGGCTTATTGAAGGATATGGAGAGCTCATTTGAAAGCAAGTAA
- a CDS encoding peptidylprolyl isomerase — protein MRDFLSFLLVAVVGTGSFAQNAPVVVVNLHSNEIITKTEFDSRVNTLKKTQGRDLSTSERKQVLQVLIADILFGQEALKQGIKVEESEVMQTIRTQFGLTTLTDEQIKQMIENQGTNWSSLLSSMKRSLSAQKLVLKVAQPKFSEVKTPDEKDVVEYYEANKTKFVNPDIARVSHVFFTSKDKKRSDVLARAKDIASQIKTKKITFEEAVRKYSEDEGSKSKNGDLGFLARGEQNAQNVLGMDFIREVFSLKKGDISHPISSKEGFHIIKVTETYSQKFLGLKDKISPNVDMTVRDAIRNNMVNAQQQQIVARVQQEMYDKLNKSANVQILDSDLK, from the coding sequence ATGCGTGATTTTTTATCTTTTCTGTTGGTTGCCGTGGTGGGAACAGGTTCTTTTGCTCAAAATGCGCCTGTTGTGGTTGTTAATTTGCACAGTAATGAAATTATTACTAAAACAGAGTTTGATTCTAGGGTTAATACATTGAAGAAGACGCAGGGAAGGGATTTGAGTACCTCCGAGAGAAAGCAGGTTTTGCAGGTCTTAATAGCTGATATTCTTTTTGGTCAGGAAGCGTTAAAGCAGGGGATCAAAGTTGAAGAGTCGGAGGTTATGCAAACGATTAGAACTCAATTTGGACTTACAACTCTTACGGATGAGCAGATTAAGCAGATGATAGAGAATCAGGGTACTAATTGGAGTAGTCTTTTGTCTTCGATGAAGAGGTCTCTTTCTGCTCAAAAATTGGTTTTAAAAGTTGCTCAGCCTAAGTTTTCGGAGGTAAAGACCCCGGACGAGAAAGATGTGGTAGAGTACTATGAGGCTAATAAGACTAAATTTGTTAATCCAGATATAGCAAGGGTGAGTCATGTTTTCTTTACTTCTAAGGATAAGAAGAGATCGGATGTTCTTGCTAGGGCGAAGGATATTGCAAGTCAGATAAAGACAAAAAAGATTACCTTTGAGGAAGCCGTAAGGAAGTATTCAGAAGATGAGGGGTCTAAATCTAAGAATGGGGATCTTGGGTTTTTGGCAAGGGGTGAGCAGAATGCACAAAATGTACTTGGTATGGATTTTATTCGAGAAGTTTTTTCTCTTAAGAAGGGAGATATTTCTCACCCGATATCGTCAAAAGAGGGATTTCATATAATTAAAGTCACTGAGACATATTCTCAAAAGTTTTTGGGGCTTAAGGATAAGATATCTCCTAATGTAGATATGACCGTAAGGGATGCTATAAGGAATAATATGGTTAATGCTCAGCAACAACAGATTGTTGCTAGGGTGCAGCAGGAGATGTACGATAAACTTAATAAATCTGCAAATGTGCAAATTTTGGATTCTGATTTAAAATAG
- a CDS encoding acetyl-CoA C-acyltransferase translates to MRRVAIVDGLRSPIFKLGGAMKGLDIVGISSDIVKALLGRNNIDEVDEVVVGSVISAGLGQNIARQIVLKAGLSENIPACTVNKVCGSGLKSLEFAFNAISLGNSDVVLAGGVEDLSNAPYLLPRGVRFDGLKFGDFKIEDSIYKDALVDTLSGTVMGLTAEYLAEMHEITREMQDEFAYNSHMKARAARDSGYFDDEIYPLSLVDKKTNSKSTISSDEEIRDNLTLDKLSALRPIFKEGGTITAGNSSSLNDGACFLILAGDDVMQKMGIEPLAYVGGFRSVGLSPLHMGFGAYLAIDEIIKKFSLIPSEIDFIETNEAFSAQALTVLKALYENYGTKDNIVNVKGGAIAIGHPFAVSGARILLTLARLMKINNKRKGIASLCVGGGQGIASYLYR, encoded by the coding sequence ATGAGAAGAGTAGCAATTGTTGATGGACTTAGATCACCGATTTTTAAGTTGGGGGGGGCAATGAAGGGTTTGGATATTGTTGGTATATCCTCGGACATTGTTAAGGCTTTGCTTGGGAGAAACAATATTGATGAAGTGGATGAGGTTGTTGTTGGGAGTGTAATATCTGCAGGGCTTGGGCAGAATATAGCTAGGCAAATTGTTTTAAAGGCTGGTTTGAGTGAAAATATACCTGCTTGTACCGTAAATAAAGTTTGTGGTTCAGGGCTTAAATCTTTAGAATTTGCGTTTAACGCTATTTCTCTTGGTAATAGTGATGTTGTTTTGGCTGGAGGCGTTGAGGATTTAAGTAATGCACCTTATCTTTTGCCAAGAGGTGTGAGATTTGATGGTTTAAAATTTGGAGACTTTAAGATAGAGGATTCAATATATAAAGATGCTTTAGTAGATACTCTGAGTGGTACTGTTATGGGACTTACAGCAGAGTATTTGGCGGAAATGCATGAGATTACAAGAGAGATGCAGGATGAATTTGCATATAATTCGCATATGAAGGCGCGAGCGGCAAGAGATAGTGGGTATTTTGATGATGAAATATATCCACTATCTCTTGTTGATAAGAAAACGAATAGTAAGAGTACTATATCTAGTGACGAGGAGATACGAGATAATTTGACTCTAGACAAGCTCTCAGCTTTAAGACCAATCTTTAAAGAGGGGGGTACCATTACTGCAGGTAATTCCTCCAGTTTAAACGATGGAGCTTGTTTTTTGATATTGGCGGGCGACGATGTTATGCAAAAAATGGGAATTGAACCTTTAGCCTATGTTGGGGGATTTAGGAGCGTTGGGCTTAGCCCTCTTCATATGGGGTTTGGGGCATATCTTGCTATTGACGAGATCATAAAGAAATTTAGCTTAATTCCTAGTGAAATTGATTTTATTGAGACAAATGAGGCCTTTTCGGCTCAAGCCTTAACTGTTTTGAAAGCTTTGTATGAGAATTATGGTACTAAAGATAATATTGTTAATGTTAAGGGGGGGGCTATTGCAATAGGACATCCGTTTGCGGTTAGTGGGGCAAGAATTTTATTAACTTTGGCGCGTCTTATGAAGATTAATAACAAACGTAAAGGAATTGCATCTCTTTGTGTAGGAGGAGGCCAGGGTATAGCTTCTTACCTGTATAGATAA